A stretch of the Glycine soja cultivar W05 chromosome 13, ASM419377v2, whole genome shotgun sequence genome encodes the following:
- the LOC114382715 gene encoding carotene epsilon-monooxygenase, chloroplastic-like, which produces MPSSLSLSLTPLSVFPPRRVPTPSPKPYRLSVKSSINKPPDAGTTKPSSWLSPDWLTSLSRSLTAGNDVSGIPVASAKLDDVSDLLGGALFLPLFKWMQDYGPIYRLAAGPRNFVVVSDPAIAKHVLRNYGKYAKGLVAEVSEFLFGSGFAIAEGPLWTARRRAVVPSLHKRYLSVIVDRVFCRCAERLVEKLQPDALNGTAVNMEAKFSQLTLDVIGLSVFNYNFDSLNTDSPVIEAVYTALKEAEARSTDLLPYWKFKFLCKIIPRQIKAEEAVSVIRKTVEDLIEKCREIVESEGERIDVEEYVNDSDPSILRFLLASREEVSSVQLRDDLLSLLVAGHETTGSVLTWTLYLLSKDSSSLAKAQEEVDRVLQGRRPTYEDIKDLKFLTRCIIESLRLYPHPPVLIRRAQVPDELPGGYKLDAGQDIMISVYNIHRSSEVWDRAEEFVPERFDLDGPVPNETNTDFRFIPFSGGPRKCVGDQFALMEAIVALAIFLQHMNFELVPDQNISMTTGATIHTTNGLYMKLSRRLK; this is translated from the exons ATGCCTTCCTCactctccctctcactcacacccCTCTCTGTGTTCCCTCCCCGCAGAGTCCCCACTCCTTCTCCAAAACCCTATCGCCTCTCCGTCAAATCCTCCATCAACAAACCCCCTGACGCCGGCACCACCAAGCCCAGCTCCTGGCTCAGCCCCGACTGGCTCACTTCCCTCTCCCGCTCCCTCACCGCCGGCAACGACGTCTCCGGCATCCCCGTCGCCTCCGCCAAGCTCGACGACGTCTCCGATCTCCTCGGCGGCGCCCTCTTCCTCCCGCTCTTCAAGTGGATGCAGGACTACGGCCCCATCTACCGCCTGGCCGCCGGCCCCCGAAACTTCGTTGTGGTTAGCGACCCTGCCATTGCCAAGCACGTGCTCAGGAACTACGGTAAATATGCTAAAGGTCTCGTTGCTGAGGTCTCGGAGTTCCTGTTCGGGTCCGGTTTCGCCATCGCCGAAGGTCCTCTCTGGACG GCAAGGCGCAGGGCTGTGGTTCCATCTCTTCATAAACGGTACTTGTCTGTTATAGTGGATAGGGTGTTTTGTAGATGTGCTGAGAGATTAGTGGAGAAGCTACAACCTGATGCACTTAATGGAACTGCTGTTAACATGGAGGCGAAGTTTTCGCAGTTGACTCTTGATGTTATTGGTTTATCTGTATTTAACTATAACTTTGACTCGCTCAACACGGACAGTCCTGTTATTGAGGCTGTTTACACTGCATTAAAAGAGGCAGAGGCTCGATCAACCGATCTTTTACCCTATTGGAAG TTTAAATTTCTTTGTAAGATAATTCCGAGACAAATAAAGGCTGAAGAGGCTGTTAGCGTTATCAGGAAAACTGTTGAAGATCTTATTGAAAAATGTAGAGAGATTGTAGAATCTGAGGGTGAAAGAATTGATGTCGAGGAATATGTGAATGACAGTGACCCTAGTATCCTCCGGTTCTTGCTTGCCAGCAGAGAAGAG GTTTCCAGTGTGCAATTAAGGGATGATCTTTTGTCACTATTAGTTGCTGGTCATGAGACCACCGGTTCAGTGCTGACCTGGACACTTTATCTTCTAAGCAAG GATTCTTCGTCATTGGCAAAAGCACAAGAAGAGGTAGACAGAGTTTTACAGGGAAGGCGTCCTACCTATGAAGATATTAAAGATCTTAAGTTCTTGACACGCTGCATTATTGAGTCACTCCGTCTCTATCCTCATCCTCCG GTATTGATAAGAAGAGCTCAAGTTCCTGATGAGCTTCCAGGTGGTTACAAACTCGATGCTGGTCAAGATATTATGATCTCTGTATACAACATACATCGTTCTTCTGAG GTCTGGGATAGGGCTGAAGAGTTTGTGCCAgaaagatttgatttggatggTCCAGTTCCAAATGAAACAAATACAGATTTCAG ATTCATTCCATTCAGTGGAGGCCCCCGCAAATGTGTTGGTGATCAGTTTGCTTTAATGGAAGCTATAGTTGCTCTTGCAATCTTTCTACAACACATGAACTTCGAACTTGTTCCTGATCAGAATATCAGTATGACAACAGGAGCAACAATACATACGACGAAT
- the LOC114381264 gene encoding purine-uracil permease NCS1-like produces the protein MVVSKCLSLTLYVPPHPTTPFLTPVTPPSKKTPSLSYSSSHFPFPTKLNKAFPTPYNCTLTKHFPMKCSNSSSYTAPPDFELESDPTLTNEDLKPTAPSQRTFSGFEIASLWVGLVVGVPSYYLAGSLVDLGMAWWQGIATVVAANMVLLVPLVLTGHAGTRYGISFPVLVRSSFGINGAHIPTLIRALIGCGWYGIESWIGGEAIFLLLPKAMKETSLSQSLPWLGTSPLEFACFLVFWFAQLTFVWKGIDGIRKLEKYSAPILVALTSCLLIWSCVKAGGIGHMLSLSSRLSTSEFWSVFFPSLTANISFWATVAINIPDFTRYAKSQKDQVIGQIGLPIFMGAFTFVGLAVTSSTKVIFGQVISDPIQLLGQIGGLTTRIIAILGISLAIITTNIAANVVAPANALVNLSPKWFTFRRGALLTALLGIAFQPWRLLKSSESFVYTWLVGYSALMGPIAGIVLADYYIIQKTNLNISDLYSRSPYGAYRYSRGFNVAAILALVVGVLPVVPGFLQKVGIATSVPNTFVVIYNNAWFISFFSAGFLYLVLSNLRGKPGNSAARDPLLPTAK, from the coding sequence ATGGTAGTATCAAAATGTCTAAGTCTAACACTCTATGTTCCTCCTCACCCCACTACTCCTTTTCTCACCCCAGTGACACCACCCTCCAAAAAAACTCCAAGCTTGTCTTACTCTTCCAGCCATTTTCCCTTCCCAACAAAACTGAACAAAGCCTTTCCCACCCCTTACAATTGTaccttaaccaaacactttccAATGAAATGTTCCAACTCTTCAAGCTACACAGCACCACCTGATTTTGAGCTTGAGTCTGATCCAACACTCACCAATGAAGACCTCAAGCCAACAGCACCAAGTCAAAGGACATTTTCTGGCTTTGAAATAGCAAGTTTATGGGTTGGTTTAGTTGTTGGTGTCCCTTCTTACTACCTTGCTGGAAGCCTTGTTGACCTTGGCATGGCATGGTGGCAAGGCATAGCAACTGTGGTGGCAGCCAACATGGTTCTCTTGGTTCCTTTGGTTCTCACTGGCCATGCAGGCACACGCTATGGCATATCATTCCCAGTTCTAGTTAGATCCTCTTTTGGAATCAATGGTGCTCATATTCCTACCCTTATAAGGGCACTTATTGGTTGTGGTTGGTATGGTATTGAGTCTTGGATTGGTGGAGAGgcaattttccttctcttgcCAAAGGCAATGAAGGAAACTTCATTGTCTCAGTCTCTACCTTGGCTTGGCACTTCCCCACTTGAATTTGCTTGTTTTTTGGTCTTTTGGTTTGCTCAATTGACCTTTGTTTGGAAGGGAATTGATGGCATTAGAAAGCTTGAGAAGTACTCAGCTCCAATATTGGTTGCTCTTACTTCTTGTCTTCTCATTTGGTCTTGTGTCAAAGCTGGTGGCATTGGTCACATGCTCTCTTTGTCTTCTAGGCTCTCTACATCAGAATTCTGGTCTGTTTTCTTCCCTTCTCTCACTGCCAACATAAGCTTTTGGGCCACTGTGGCTATTAACATCCCTGATTTTACTAGATATGCTAAGAGCCAGAAGGATCAAGTTATTGGTCAAATTGGGCTTCCCATCTTTATGGGGGCATTCACATTTGTTGGTCTAGCAGTTACTTCATCCACAAAAGTGATATTTGGTCAAGTTATTTCTGACCCAATTCAACTTCTTGGTCAAATTGGTGGCCTCACAACTAGGATCATTGCAATCCTTGGTATAAGCCTAGCAATTATCACCACCAATATTGCTGCCAATGTTGTGGCACCAGCAAATGCTCTTGTTAATCTAAGTCCTAAATGGTTCACCTTTAGAAGAGGAGCACTTCTAACTGCACTCCTTGGGATTGCATTTCAACCTTGGAGGCTTTTGAAATCAAGTGAGAGCTTTGTTTATACTTGGCTAGTTGGATATTCTGCTTTGATGGGTCCTATTGCAGGGATTGTTCTAGCTGATTACTATATTATacaaaaaacaaatttgaatatTAGTGACTTATACTCTAGGAGTCCTTATGGAGCATATAGGTATTCAAGAGGGTTCAATGTGGCGGCTATTCTGGCACTAGTTGTTGGAGTTTTACCTGTGGTTCCTGGTTTCTTGCAGAAAGTTGGAATTGCAACTTCAGTTCCTAACACTTTTGTTGTGATCTACAACAATGCATGGTTTATAAGCTTTTTTTCTGCAGGGTTCTTGTATTTGGTTCTATCGAATTTGAGAGGGAAACCTGGTAACTCTGCTGCTAGAGACCCCCTTTTGCCCACTGCAAAGTAA
- the LOC114381430 gene encoding protein DMR6-LIKE OXYGENASE 1-like — MSPAMVGSGEKGESDTPGSQYQKGVKQLVDNGLHTIPKKYILPPSDRPATNSKDSNVAKQNLQLPIIDFSELLGPRRPQVLQSIANACERYGFFQLVNHGISDDVISSVRDVSCRFFDLPLEERAKHMTTDMRAPVRYGTSFSQTKDTVFCWRDFLKLLCHRLPDFLPHWPASPLDFRKVMATYSEETKYLFLMLMEAIQESLGIITEGNNQEEKTEGKDNNIMKDLEDGSQMMVVNFYPPCPEPDLTLGMPPHSDYGFLTLLLQDQVEGLQIQFQGQWFTVQPINNAFVINVGDHLEIYSNGKYKSVLHRVIVNAEKKRTSVASLHSLPFNCTVRPSPKLIDEANPKRYADTNFDTFLAYVSTREPKRKEFLDSRKLTST; from the exons ATGTCTCCAGCAATGGTAGGAAGTGGTGAGAAGGGTGAGAGTGATACACCAGGAAGTCAATATCAGAAAGGAGTGAAGCAGCTCGTTGACAATGGCCTTCACACAATACCTAAAAAGTACATACTCCCTCCTTCTGATCGACCTGctacaaattcaaaagattcaaATGTTGCCAAGCAAAACCTTCAGCTACCCATCATTGATTTTTCTGAATTGCTTGGTCCAAGAAGGCCCCAAGTCCTTCAATCCATAGCCAATGCTTGCGAACGGTACGGATTTTTTCAG CTGGTAAACCATGGCATCTCAGATGATGTTATCAGCAGCGTGAGGGATGTGAGTTGCAGGTTCTTCGATCTTCCTCTTGAGGAAAGAGCCAAACACATGACAACTGATATGCGTGCACCAGTCAGATATGGAACAAGCTTTAGCCAAACCAAAGACACTGTATTCTGTTGGAGGGACTTCTTGAAACTCCTCTGCCATCGCTTGCCTGATTTCCTCCCCCATTGGCCTGCTTCCCCCTTAGACTTTAG GAAAGTGATGGCTACCTACTCGGAAGAAACCAAATACTTATTTCTGATGTTGATGGAAGCTATCCAAGAGAGCTTAGGAATCATAACAGAAGGAAACAACCAAGAAGAGAAGACAGAAGGAAAAGACAATAATATTATGAAAGACTTGGAAGATGGGAGCCAGATGATGGTGGTCAATTTCTACCCACCATGCCCTGAACCAGACCTAACCTTGGGGATGCCCCCTCACTCTGATTATGGATTCCTCACACTCCTCCTCCAAGACCAGGTGGAGGGTTTGCAAATCCAATTCCAAGGTCAATGGTTCACTGTTCAACCTATCAATAACGCTTTCGTTATCAATGTTGGTGATCACCTAGAG ATATACAGCAACGGGAAATACAAGAGCGTGTTACATAGGGTTATTGTTAATgcagaaaagaaaaggacatcTGTAGCTTCGCTGCATAGCCTTCCTTTCAACTGCACCGTGAGACCGTCACCCAAACTCATTGACGAAGCCAACCCCAAACGTTACGCAGACACGAATTTTGATACTTTTCTTGCCTACGTTTCCACCAgagagccaaagagaaaggAATTCCTGGACTCTAGGAAATTGACTTCTACatga